From a single Arachis hypogaea cultivar Tifrunner chromosome 3, arahy.Tifrunner.gnm2.J5K5, whole genome shotgun sequence genomic region:
- the LOC112789804 gene encoding G-type lectin S-receptor-like serine/threonine-protein kinase At2g19130 isoform X3, with the protein MTHAHPGQRLSGNQTLVSYGQIFEMGFFSPSGSGNNSRNYYLGIWYKGLPTPQRTVVWVANRDHPVSDPYSSWLELDKHGNLSLYTSTGHAVWSTNSSFSLGPLDSIAANLREDGNFIISRSVDDYSWQSFDYPTDTLLPNAYLEYDNDRGIKRVLKSWLATSNPSTGNFSAEVTTVSVDLAEVQLLQNDGFTESKFCINRFHETIDYVYDFEFHFIIYADIYSYVLFSYGNSYNLARYVLDVSGKLKLLGWSNEWVTVNMDHKKCDFLGHNEDTGVNGKHSGRKNATWVVVEVVIGLTTVIVAIAILLIRLWKRGTTTSSKVMGGDTLKQYNYRDLRKATRNFTIKLGNGGFSTVYKGEFPDSTFVAVKELRGHFQEEKQLRAELNTVGLIQHKNLVCLLGFCLQGSQRFIIYDYMPNGSLESHLFQSDSNVLDWRTRYNIILGTAKGLAYLHEHCRDCIIHCDIKPENILLDAEFNPQVTDFGLAKLLGRDFSRVLTTMRGTRGYLAPEWFSGVPVTAKVDVYSYGQVLLEIISGRRNMDLVNDDLASYFPAIVFNALNNGEDVLPLVDSKLQGKFSAEEINRACKVGCWCIQDDENDRPTMKEVVQALEGNLDVGIPPIPQFFLSLAEPSVQKGDLKESKDYSTSSTLPSSFSFQAPVHAVQDEP; encoded by the exons ATGACGCATGCTCATCCAG GGCAGAGACTTTCAGGAAATCAAACTCTAGTTTCCTATGGACAAATATTTGAAATGGGTTTCTTCTCACCATCAGGTTCAGGTAACAACTCTCGCAATTATTACCTAGGGATATGGTACAAAGGGTTACCAACGCCACAAAGAACAGTGGTGTGGGTAGCCAACAGGGATCATCCTGTATCTGATCCATACTCTTCTTGGTTAGAACTTGACAAGCATGGCAATCTCTCTCTCTATACTTCCACCGGTCATGCAGTTTGGTCAACCAACTCTTCCTTTAGTTTGGGTCCCTTGGATTCGATAGCTGCTAATCTTCGGGAAGATGGAAATTTTATTATAAGCAGGTCAGTTGATGACTACAGTTGGCAAAGCTTTGATTACCCAACTGATACCTTGCTGCCTAATGCGTATTTGGAATATGATAATGACAGAGGTATTAAAAGGGTTCTGAAATCTTGGCTAGCTACAAGTAATCCATCAACTGGCAACTTCTCTGCTGAGGTAACTACAGTTTCTGTGGATTTAGCTGAGGTTCAATTGTTGCAAAATGATGGTTTTACTGAGTCTAAATTCTGCATAAATCGGTTTCATGAAACCATAGATTACGTGTAtgattttgaatttcactttataaTATACGCAGACATTTACTCGTATGTTTTGTTTTCATATGGCAACTCATACAATCTTGCAAGATATGTGTTAGATGTATCTGGAAAGCTCAAACTTTTAGGGTGGTCAAACGAATGGGTTACCGTCAACATGGACCACAAAAAATGTGACTTTCTCGGTCATAATGAGGATACAGGAGTGAATGGCAAACATAGTGGAAGGAAGAATGCTACTTGGGTGGTTGTGGAGGTGGTGATTGGGCTTACTACTGTGATTGTTGCTATTGCCATTTTGCTGATAAGGCTATGGAAGAGAGGTACCACCACTTCATCTAAGGTAATGGGAGGAGATACATTGAAGCAGTACAACTACAGAGATTTGAGAAAAGCAACTAGAAACTTCACAATTAAGCTTGGAAACGGTGGTTTCAGCACTGTTTACAAAGGGGAATTCCCTGATTCAACTTTCGTAGCTGTCAAGGAACTTCGAGGACACTTTCAAGAAGAAAAACAGCTTCGAGCAGAACTCAATACGGTAGGGCTGATCCAGCACAAAAATCTTGTTTGCTTACTTGGATTCTGCTTACAAGGTTCCCAGAGATTCATAATTTATGATTACATGCCAAATGGTTCTCTAGAATCTCACTTGTTCCAGAGTGATTCTAATGTCTTAGATTGGCGAACTAGATACAATATTATTCTTGGGACTGCCAAAGGTTTAGCTTACTTACACGAGCATTGTAGAGACTGCATCATTCATTGCGACATCAAGCCGGAAAACATTTTGTTGGATGCTGAATTTAATCCTCAAGTCACGGATTTTGGCTTGGCAAAGCTTCTAGGCCGAGACTTCAGCCGGGTTCTTACCACCATGAGAGGAACAAGAGGCTATCTAGCACCAGAGTGGTTCTCTGGTGTCCCAGTCACTGCAAAAGTTGATGTGTATAGCTACGGCCAGGTCCTTCTTGAGATCATTTCAGGTAGAAGGAATATGGATCTAGTAAATGACGATCTAGCTAGTTATTTCCCGGCAATTGTTTTCAATGCATTGAACAATGGGGAGGATGTTCTGCCTTTAGTAGATTCCAAACTACAAGGCAAATTCAGCGCAGAAGAGATAAATAGAGCATGCAAGGTTGGTTGTTGGTGCATTCAAGATGATGAGAATGATAGACCAACAATGAAAGAGGTTGTTCAAGCTTTGGAAGGAAATCTTGATGTAGGTATTCCTCCTATTCCCCAGTTTTTCCTGTCcttagcagaaccttctgtccaaAAAGGTGATCTGAAGGAAAGCAAGGATTATAGTACATCGAGCACACTACCTTCAAGTTTCAGCTTTCAAGCACCA GTTCACGCAGTTCAGGATGAACCTTGA
- the LOC112789804 gene encoding G-type lectin S-receptor-like serine/threonine-protein kinase At2g19130 isoform X15: protein MTHAHPGQRLSGNQTLVSYGQIFEMGFFSPSGSELDKHGNLSLYTSTGHAVWSTNSSFSLGPLDSIAANLREDGNFIISRGIKRVLKSWLATSNPSTGNFSAEVTTVSVDLAEVQLLQNDGFTESKFCINRFHETIDYVYDFEFHFIIYADIYSYVLFSYGNSYNLARYVLDVSGKLKLLGWSNEWVTVNMDHKKCDFLGHNEDTGVNGKHSGRKNATWVVVEVVIGLTTVIVAIAILLIRLWKRGTTTSSKVMGGDTLKQYNYRDLRKATRNFTIKLGNGGFSTVYKGEFPDSTFVAVKELRGHFQEEKQLRAELNTVGLIQHKNLVCLLGFCLQGSQRFIIYDYMPNGSLESHLFQSDSNVLDWRTRYNIILGTAKGLAYLHEHCRDCIIHCDIKPENILLDAEFNPQVTDFGLAKLLGRDFSRVLTTMRGTRGYLAPEWFSGVPVTAKVDVYSYGQVLLEIISGRRNMDLVNDDLASYFPAIVFNALNNGEDVLPLVDSKLQGKFSAEEINRACKVGCWCIQDDENDRPTMKEVVQALEGNLDVGIPPIPQFFLSLAEPSVQKGDLKESKDYSTSSTLPSSFSFQAPVHAVQDEP, encoded by the exons ATGACGCATGCTCATCCAG GGCAGAGACTTTCAGGAAATCAAACTCTAGTTTCCTATGGACAAATATTTGAAATGGGTTTCTTCTCACCATCAGGTTCAG AACTTGACAAGCATGGCAATCTCTCTCTCTATACTTCCACCGGTCATGCAGTTTGGTCAACCAACTCTTCCTTTAGTTTGGGTCCCTTGGATTCGATAGCTGCTAATCTTCGGGAAGATGGAAATTTTATTATAAGCAG AGGTATTAAAAGGGTTCTGAAATCTTGGCTAGCTACAAGTAATCCATCAACTGGCAACTTCTCTGCTGAGGTAACTACAGTTTCTGTGGATTTAGCTGAGGTTCAATTGTTGCAAAATGATGGTTTTACTGAGTCTAAATTCTGCATAAATCGGTTTCATGAAACCATAGATTACGTGTAtgattttgaatttcactttataaTATACGCAGACATTTACTCGTATGTTTTGTTTTCATATGGCAACTCATACAATCTTGCAAGATATGTGTTAGATGTATCTGGAAAGCTCAAACTTTTAGGGTGGTCAAACGAATGGGTTACCGTCAACATGGACCACAAAAAATGTGACTTTCTCGGTCATAATGAGGATACAGGAGTGAATGGCAAACATAGTGGAAGGAAGAATGCTACTTGGGTGGTTGTGGAGGTGGTGATTGGGCTTACTACTGTGATTGTTGCTATTGCCATTTTGCTGATAAGGCTATGGAAGAGAGGTACCACCACTTCATCTAAGGTAATGGGAGGAGATACATTGAAGCAGTACAACTACAGAGATTTGAGAAAAGCAACTAGAAACTTCACAATTAAGCTTGGAAACGGTGGTTTCAGCACTGTTTACAAAGGGGAATTCCCTGATTCAACTTTCGTAGCTGTCAAGGAACTTCGAGGACACTTTCAAGAAGAAAAACAGCTTCGAGCAGAACTCAATACGGTAGGGCTGATCCAGCACAAAAATCTTGTTTGCTTACTTGGATTCTGCTTACAAGGTTCCCAGAGATTCATAATTTATGATTACATGCCAAATGGTTCTCTAGAATCTCACTTGTTCCAGAGTGATTCTAATGTCTTAGATTGGCGAACTAGATACAATATTATTCTTGGGACTGCCAAAGGTTTAGCTTACTTACACGAGCATTGTAGAGACTGCATCATTCATTGCGACATCAAGCCGGAAAACATTTTGTTGGATGCTGAATTTAATCCTCAAGTCACGGATTTTGGCTTGGCAAAGCTTCTAGGCCGAGACTTCAGCCGGGTTCTTACCACCATGAGAGGAACAAGAGGCTATCTAGCACCAGAGTGGTTCTCTGGTGTCCCAGTCACTGCAAAAGTTGATGTGTATAGCTACGGCCAGGTCCTTCTTGAGATCATTTCAGGTAGAAGGAATATGGATCTAGTAAATGACGATCTAGCTAGTTATTTCCCGGCAATTGTTTTCAATGCATTGAACAATGGGGAGGATGTTCTGCCTTTAGTAGATTCCAAACTACAAGGCAAATTCAGCGCAGAAGAGATAAATAGAGCATGCAAGGTTGGTTGTTGGTGCATTCAAGATGATGAGAATGATAGACCAACAATGAAAGAGGTTGTTCAAGCTTTGGAAGGAAATCTTGATGTAGGTATTCCTCCTATTCCCCAGTTTTTCCTGTCcttagcagaaccttctgtccaaAAAGGTGATCTGAAGGAAAGCAAGGATTATAGTACATCGAGCACACTACCTTCAAGTTTCAGCTTTCAAGCACCA GTTCACGCAGTTCAGGATGAACCTTGA